Proteins co-encoded in one Pocillopora verrucosa isolate sample1 chromosome 1, ASM3666991v2, whole genome shotgun sequence genomic window:
- the LOC131790268 gene encoding ryncolin-4-like, whose product MTFVSLNFLAGLLFLTFFVTNQVSAKPIEIKKCHKKMEAMLKDIEKRLAHMQTDINILKGNQNPKVKRNCAELYKSGQKVSGVYAIDPDGSGAFDVFCDQTTAGGGWTVFQKRLDGSVNFYRGWADYKNGFGNPNGEFWLGLDKVNRLTKTKNKLRVDLEDTTGKNAYAEYDLFAVASERAKYQLSLGTYSGTAGDSLSWHRGFPFSTKDQDNDIASSNCAVKYKGAWWYRGCHASNLNGVYHHGKHSSYADGVNWYAWKGYHYSAKRAEMKIRPVKF is encoded by the exons ATGACTTTCGTTTCCTTGAATTTTCTTGCCGGTTTGCTGTTCTTAACGTTCTTTGTGACAAATCAAGTTTCGGCAAAACCTATCGAGATAAAGAAATGTCACAAGAAGATGGAAGCTATGTTAAAGGATATAGAGAAACGGCTAGCCCACATGCAAACTGACATCAACATTCTCAAAGGAAATCAGAACCCCAAAG TTAAGAGGAACTGCGCTGAGCTTTACAAATCCGGTCAAAAAGTCAGCGGAGTTTACGCCATCGATCCTGATGGTTCAGGCGCCTTCGATGTCTTCTGTGACCAAACCACagctggtggaggatggacagtGTTCCAAAAGAGACTGGATGGCTCCGTTAATTTCTACCGCGGCTGGGCTGACTACAAGAATGGCTTCGGTAACCCGAACGGAGAGTTTTGGCTGGGGCTCGATAAGGTAAACCGCctgacaaaaacaaagaacaaacttCGAGTCGATCTGGAAGATACTACAGGTAAAAACGCTTATGCCGAATACGACCTGTTTGCAGTGGCAAGTGAAAGAGCTAAGTACCAGTTGAGTCTTGGAACCTACTCAG GTACTGCAGGTGATTCCCTCTCTTGGCATCGGGGTTTTCCCTTCTCAACCAAAGATCAGGACAATGACATCGCGAGCAGTAACTGTGCTGTGAAAtacaaaggagcctggtggtacagaGGATGTCACGCATCAAACTTAAATGGTGTTTATCATCATGGGAAGCACTCTTCATATGCTGAT
- the LOC131790263 gene encoding microfibril-associated glycoprotein 4, whose translation MNFVSLSFLSSLLFLAFFVTNQVSAKPGNSKTKPIKTKKCNNIYFYEAPNKKMETMLKDIKKQLAHMQTDINILKGKQKPKAKRNCAELYKSGLKVSGVYAIDPDGSGAFNVFCDQTTAGGGWTVFQKRLDGSVNFYRGWADYKNGFGNLNGEFWLGLDKVNRLTKTKNKLRVDLEDTTGKNAYAEYDLFAVTSEKAKYQLSLGTYSGTAGDSLSGHRGSLFTTKDQDNDIASSNCAVKYKGAWWYTSCHRSNLNGVYHHGKHSSFADGVNWYAWKGYHYSAKRAEMKIRPVKF comes from the exons ATGaattttgtttccttgagtTTTCTTTCCAGTTTGCTGTTCTTAGCCTTCTTTGTGACGAATCAAGTTTCGGCAAAGCCTGGGAACAGTAAAACTAAACCTATCAAGACAAAGAAATGTAACAACATTTATTTCTACGAGGCACCAAACAAGAAGATGGAAACTATGTTAAAGGATATAAAGAAACAGCTCGCCCACATGCAAACTGACATCAACATtctcaaaggaaaacagaaaccGAAAG CTAAGAGGAACTGTGCTGAGCTTTACAAATCTGGTCTAAAAGTCAGCGGAGTTTACGCCATCGACCCTGATGGTTCAGGTGCCTTCAATGTCTTCTGTGACCAAACCACAGCCGGTGGAGGATGGACAGTGTTCCAAAAGAGATTGGATGGCTCTGTTAATTTCTATCGCGGCTGGGCTGACTACAAGAATGGCTTTGGTAACCTGAATGGCGAGTTTTGGCTGGGGCTCGATAAGGTAAACCGCctgacaaaaacaaagaacaaacttCGAGTCGATCTGGAAGATACTACAGGTAAAAACGCTTATGCCGAATACGACCTGTTTGCAGTGACTAGTGAAAAAGCTAAGTACCAGTTGAGTCTTGGAACCTACTCAG GTACTGCAGGTGATTCTCTCTCTGGGCATCGTGGTTCTCTCTTCACAACCAAAGATCAGGACAATGACATCGCGAGCAGTAACTGTGCTGTGAAATACAAAGGAGCTTGGTGGTACACAAGTTGTCATAGATCAAACTTGAATGGTGTTTATCATCATGGGAAGCACTCTTCATTTGCTGATGGAGTCAATTGGTATGCTTGGAAAGGATATCACTACTCCGCCAAGAGAGCTGAGATGAAAATCAGACCAGTAAAGTTTTAG